One Dioscorea cayenensis subsp. rotundata cultivar TDr96_F1 chromosome 15, TDr96_F1_v2_PseudoChromosome.rev07_lg8_w22 25.fasta, whole genome shotgun sequence genomic region harbors:
- the LOC120277539 gene encoding mitochondrial import inner membrane translocase subunit TIM14-3-like, with protein MATPLVAGASLAVAALGARYAIQAWQAFKARPFVPRARRFYPGGFQQVMTRREAALILGIREHAVVEKIKEAHRRVMVANHPDSGGSHYLASKINEAKDIMMGQGKNNGSAF; from the exons ATG GCAACTCCATTGGTTGCTGGTGCATCTCTGGCTGTTGCTGCATTGGGTGCTAGGTATGCAATTCAGGCATGGCAGGCATTTAAAGCCCGCCCTTTTGTTCCGCGAGCCCGTAGGTTCTACCCAGGTGGTTTCCAGCAGGTCATGACAAGAAGAGAGGCTGCGCTGATTCTTGGAATAAG AGAGCATGCTGTGGTTGAGAAGATAAAGGAAGCACATCGGAGGGTGATGGTGGCAAACCATCCCGATAGTGGTGGGAGTCATTACCTTGCATCCAAGATCAACGAGGCCAAGGATATAATGATGGGCCAGGGCAAGAATAACGGCTCTGCCTTTTAA
- the LOC120277377 gene encoding switch-associated protein 70, with the protein MLPMASNGTSPSLGDTESSLERIKRQLTSGSGKHLLQGPLLKRSETLRKWNERWVILDPTTGKMEYKLRRSEALVKGTIIFDSNSTITVSPVNFHGLPKYDGCCFYIGTPQKKEYFLCAETPGAARAWVSTLQATQLVLRAHKEAVNSLSGSGSAKLGTVATVVAAANSTAVEASKEIEAAMKISMRAALGLITNRPNEGQLDDLTIMKETLRVKDEELQQLAKELRARDSTIKEIAEKLTETAEAAEAAAAAAHVMDDERRLACAEIERLTIDAEKEKIVILQKLKESEDKVLTLSKEKEDLLKQRDSASQEAHLWRTEIAKAREHAVLLEAAVVRAEERARVAEASAMAKLKDAADQATIAAKEKEDLLALVNMLQSQVQREESNTKQVLEQRSESCSGTDDTLPMTKHVDLSDDNVDKACLNDSRVEFRSIGDAEWSDIQSTDATEADVREISPEGDGRSLDIPIVTHHVDEHHHSGNFQP; encoded by the exons ATGCTCCCCATGGCCTCAAATGGCACTTCTCCG AGTTTGGGAGACACAGAGAGTAGTTTGGAGAGGATCAAGCGGCAGCTGACTTCGGGCTCCGGCAAGCATCTACTGCAGGGTCCGCTTCTCAAGCGATCAGAGACG TTGAGGAAGTGGAATGAGAGATGGGTGATCCTAGACCCAACAACAGGAAAAATGGAATACAA ATTGCGGAGAAGCGAGGCACTTGTCAAGGGAACAAtaatttttgattcaaacagTACAATCACTGTGTCCCCAGTGAATTTCCA TGGCCTTCCAAAGTATGACGGCTGCTGTTTTT ATATTGGGACCCCACAGAAAAAGGAATACTTTCTGTGTGCAGAAACTCCTGGTGCTGCAAGAGCGTGGGTGTCCACTCTACA GGCAACTCAGTTGGTACTACGGGCACACAAAGAGGCTGTCAATTCTTTGAGTGGGAGTGGCTCTGCCAAGTTAGGAACAGTTGCTACTGTTGTTGCAGCTGCCAACTCTACCGCTGTTGAAGCTTCTAAAGAAATTGAAGCAGCCATGAAGATCTCCATGAGAGCTGCTCTCGGTTTGATTACCAATAGACCAAATGAAGGTCAATTGGATGATTTAACAATCATGAAG GAGACTCTCCGAGTGAAAGATGAAGAGCTACAACAACTGGCTAAAGAACTTCGTGCTAGAGATTCAACCATAAAAGAGATTGCTGAAAAGTTAACAGAGACTGCTGAAGCCGCTGAAGCTGCTGCAGCTGCTGCACATGTTATGGATGATGAGAGACGACTTGCATGTGCTGAAATTGAGCGGCTAACAATAGATGcagagaaagaaaaaattgtTATTCTACAAAAG TTGAAAGAATCTGAGGATAAGGTCTTGACCCtaagcaaagagaaagaagatcTGTTGAAGCAGAGAGATTCTGCATCTCAGGAGGCACATTTGTGGCGTACAGAAATTGCAAAAGCTAGAGAGCATGCCGTGCTGTTAGAAGCTGCTGTTGTCAGAGCTGAAGAAAGGGCCAGGGTTGCAGAGGCAAGTGCTATGGCTAAATTGAAGGATGCAGCAGATCAAGCAACCATTGCTGCAAAAGAGAAGGAAGACCTCCTAGCATTAGTGAATATGTTGCAATCACAAGTTCAGAG AGAAGAGAGCAATACAAAGCAGGTTTTGGAGCAGAGATCAGAGTCATGCTCCGGAACTGATGACACACTTCCTATGACAAAGCATGTGGACTTATCAGATGATAATGTGGATAAAGCTTGTCTTAATGACTCGAGAGTTGAGTTTCGCTCGATCGGTGATGCTGAATGGAGCGACATCCAGTCCACTGACGCAACAGAAGCTGATGTCAGAGAGATCTCCCCAGAAGGAGATGGAAGAAGTTTGGATATTCCCATTGTGACTCACCACGTCGACGAACATCATCACAGCGGGAATTTCCAACCATAA